The following DNA comes from Plasmodium vivax chromosome 11, whole genome shotgun sequence.
TTCACAGGGTTGCCCATTTCGTCCAATCTTGCCGCTTACTCACATGCACGCCGCACTTCTCGCTTGGCTAAGCTAAGTCTATGCAATCAGTGCGCTAGCCGTGCTGGACTGGTACTTCCAGTTGGATGGCAacaacttttttcttttgtagTATCGCGAAATTCTGTGAATCTTAGATTCAGTTAAAATTAATCTGAACTTACAATCcttatcctttttgtttttttcaagaTGCTTTCTCATGGACACGGCCttctttattaaaaagtacaaaTCCTCTGGAATGGTCGTGGCAACTCCATGGGCTCTTAATATTCTGAGGATTTTATTTCCTGTAACGGCCTTCACTTGGGGAATTCCATAATTGTCTCTTAATGTAGCACCAATTTGGGATGGAGTTTGTCCCTTCTTGGCCAATTTAATTATCGCATCTTCAATTTCAGATGGCTTCTGTTTCAACCAGCTTGGTTGTTTCCTTTTGTATGGAATGGTGGAGCTGGAAATACCTTTTCCCTTACCGTACATGCGACCCATTGTGTTTGGctgttaaaaaagggggcagagCACACGAAATGTTCACATGCAGTAGGTAAATACATTATGCCCTCATAAATGGCCATATCGACAG
Coding sequences within:
- a CDS encoding 40S ribosomal protein S13, putative (encoded by transcript PVX_114910A), which gives rise to MGRMYGKGKGISSSTIPYKRKQPSWLKQKPSEIEDAIIKLAKKGQTPSQIGATLRDNYGIPQVKAVTGNKILRILRAHGVATTIPEDLYFLIKKAVSMRKHLEKNKKDKDCKFRLILTESKIHRISRYYKRKKLLPSNWKYQSSTASALIA